From the genome of Ziziphus jujuba cultivar Dongzao chromosome 6, ASM3175591v1, one region includes:
- the LOC107434534 gene encoding disease resistance protein RPM1-like isoform X1, whose product MAESAVSFLLDNLTPLLQNEVQLLWGVHGQVQYIFDELERIKAFLRVADAKEESNDYLRVWVKQVRDVAYDMEDALDEFMLRLLYYHGHGFSSSLHKLYHFIKSLKARHRIASDMQGIKSRVESISNSHTRFNMAIPGWSSNRLAYRQLTIQGDALLLEEAELVGIAGPKKQLMEWLLNNETGRQVISVVGMGGLGKTTLVKQVYDDPKVKKRFKVHAWITVSRSINKEDLIDEIFTDIRKPVPPEVSNMNIDRKRETIKDFLQQSSYLIVLDGVWDVNDWDFIKHSLPSNNRYGSRIMVTTRNAEVASASCVEIHDQVYNLEPLSPEESWELLCKKTFQGKPCPRNLEEVCHCILNRCGGLPLAIVAISAVLATKDDANIDEWASLCHTFGPEIGENYRLDNMKRVLSLSFNDLPYYLKSCFLYLSMFPDFRKIETMRLIRLWIAEGFVIEKEGMTPEEVAEGYIKELLDRSLIQVAGTTSCGRIKSCKVHDLLREIVIQKSKDQNFGVVVKEQGMLPEKVRRLSVVKTLHNVQNKNLSHLRSLLIFNSEDSLTEFPKLFPRSLKLLKVLELKGAPIENFPEEVCKLFHLKFLGLKKTKVKHIPRSIKKLQKLETLNLKDSFVTELPVEILSLKRLRHLLVYRYQIESYVHFHSKIGVTAPDGIGCLQSLQKLCFIEGNQENLTELGKLNQLRRLGIVKFREKDGSTLCSSIEKLINLRSLSITSEEKTDVIDLQHISSPPQYLQRLYLAGHMETLPQWINSLQNLGKLFLKWSRLKEDPLIHLQHLANLVHLEFLQVYEGESLHFKAGGFPSLKILGLDKLDALQSVTMDEGAMPRLEKLTFQRCKLLKKVPTGIEFLTNLKLLEFFDMPDELIMKLRPDGGEDHSKVAHVSDVYSVCWLDDGWDVYSLEGFTERDTVAQPYPEMRSYRRSTLWKV is encoded by the coding sequence ATGGCAGAAAGTGCAGTAAGTTTTCTTCTTGACAACCTCACACCGTTGCTGCAAAATGAGGTGCAACTTCTGTGGGGTGTCCATGGACAAGTTCAGTATATCTTTGATGAGCTAGAGCGCATCAAGGCCTTCTTAAGGGTTGCTGATGCAAAGGAAGAAAGCAATGATTATCTCAGAGTCTGGGTTAAGCAAGTTAGAGATGTTGCTTATGACATGGAAGATGCTCTTGACGAATTCATGCTTCGTCTTCTATATTACCATGGCCATGGATTTTCTTCCTCTCTTCATAAGCTTTATCACTTTATCAAAAGCCTTAAAGCTCGCCATCGAATTGCTTCTGATATGCAAGGCATCAAGTCCAGAGTTGAAAGCATCTCAAACAGTCatacgagattcaacatggCCATACCAGGGTGGAGCTCCAATCGTTTGGCTTACAGACAACTGACCATTCAAGGAGATGCACTTCTGCTTGAAGAAGCTGAATTAGTTGGAATTGCTGGACCGAAAAAGCAACTGATGGAGTGGCTTTTGAACAATGAAACTGGACGCCAAGTGATTTCGGTGGTTGGAATGGGAGGGTTGGGGAAAACAACCTTGGTGAAACAGGTTTATGATGATCCCAAAGTGAAGAAACGTTTCAAGGTTCATGCTTGGATCACTGTTTCTCGATCAATCAACAAGGAAGATCTCATAGACGAGATTTTCACAGATATAAGGAAACCAGTCCCTCCAGAAGTTTCTAACATGAACATAGATCGGAAAAGGGAGACAATCAAAGATTTTCTGCAACAAAGTAGCTATCTGATTGTTCTTGATGGTGTTTGGGATGTGAATGATTGGGATTTCATCAAGCATTCATTGCCAAGCAATAACAGATATGGCAGCAGGATAATGGTGACTACTCGAAATGCTGAAGTGGCTTCAGCATCCTGTGTGGAAATTCATGATCAGGTCTACAATTTGGAGCCATTATCTCCGGAAGAGTCATGGGAACTTCTTTGTAAGAAGACATTTCAGGGGAAACCATGTCCCCGTAACTTGGAGGAAGTTTGCCATTGTATCTTAAACAGATGTGGAGGATTGCCTCTGGCAATTGTGGCAATAAGTGCTGTTTTAGCTACCAAAGACGACGCAAATATTGATGAATGGGCATCGCTTTGTCACACATTTGGTCCAGAAATTGGAGAGAATTACCGACTTGACAACATGAAACGAGTACTCTCCCTCAGCTTTAATGATCTTCCATACTACCTGAAATCTTGTTTCTTGTACTTGAGCATGTTTCCTGATTTTCGAAAGATTGAAACTATGAGATTGATTCGGCTATGGATAGCTGAGGGGTTTGTGATTGAAAAGGAAGGGATGACCCCTGAAGAAGTTGCAGAGGGTTATATCAAGGAGCTTTTGGACAGAAGTTTAATCCAAGTGGCAGGGACAACTAGCTGTGGAAGGATCAAATCATGCAAGGTACATGACCTTTTAAGGGAGATCGTCATTCAGAAATCGAAGGACCAAAACTTCGGAGTAGTGGTAAAAGAGCAAGGAATGTTGCCTGAAAAAGTTCGACGTCTATCAGTAGTTAAGACATTGCATAATGTACAAAACAAGAATCTTTCTCATCTTCGTTCTTTGCTTATATTCAATTCAGAAGATTCACTCACCGAATTTCCCAAATTGTTTCCCAGAAGCCTTAAACTGCTTAAGGTGTTAGAGTTGAAAGGTGCACCTATAGAGAATTTTCCTGAAGAAGTATGCAAATTGTTTCATCTGAAGTTTCTAGGCTTGAAGAAAACCAAGGTGAAGCATATTCCTCGTTCCATCAAGAAGCTTCAAAAGCTTGAGACATTGAATCTCAAAGATTCATTTGTCACTGAGTTACCTGTTGAGATTTTGAGTCTCAAGCGACTTCGCCATCTTCTGGTATATCGTTACCAGATTGAATCATATGTGCATTTTCATTCCAAGATTGGTGTTACTGCCCCTGATGGAATAGGTTGTCTGCAATCTCTTCAAAAGCTCTGTTTCATAGAGGGAAATCAAGAAAACTTGACAGAGTTGGGGAAGTTAAACCAGTTAAGGAGATTAGGCATAGTAAAGTTCAGAGAAAAAGATGGTTCTACTTTGTGTTCTTCAATCGAAAAGCTGATTAATCTTCGTTCGTTGTCCATCACTTCAGAAGAGAAGACCGACGTAATTGACCTGCAACACATTTCTTCTCCACCTCAGTATCTCCAACGTCTATATCTAGCAGGACACATGGAAACACTACCTCAGTGGATCAATTCTCTTCAAAATCTTGGTAAACTATTCCTCAAATGGAGCCGGTTGAAAGAGGATCCTCTAATTCATCTTCAACATTTGGCTAATCTCGTGCATCTCGAATTCCTTCAGGTTTATGAGGGAGAGAGCTTGCATTTCAAAGCAGGAGGGTTTCCAAGTCTCAAGATATTAGGCCTTGACAAACTAGATGCACTTCAATCAGTGACAATGGATGAAGGAGCAATGCCTCGTCTTGAAAAGCTGACATTTCAGCGCTGTAAATTGTTGAAGAAGGTACCTACAGGGATTGAATTCTTGACCAACTTGAAGCTTCTTGAGTTCTTCGATATGCCAGATGAATTGATCATGAAACTACGTCCAGACGGCGGAGAAGATCATTCAAAAGTTGCGCATGTTTCAGATGTATATTCTGTATGCTGGTTAGATGATGGTTGGGATGTTTACTCTTTAGAAGGGTTCACTGAAAGGGATACTGTTGCGCAGCCCTACCCTGAAATGAGAAGCTATCGTAGGAGTACTCTTTGGAAGGTGTAG
- the LOC107434534 gene encoding disease resistance protein RPM1-like isoform X2, whose translation MAESAVSFLLDNLTPLLQNEVQLLWGVHGQVQYIFDELERIKAFLRVADAKEESNDYLRVWVKQVRDVAYDMEDALDEFMLRLLYYHGHGFSSSLHKLYHFIKSLKARHRIASDMQGIKSRVESISNSHTRFNMAIPGWSSNRLAYRQLTIQGDALLLEEAELVGIAGPKKQLMEWLLNNETGRQVISVVGMGGLGKTTLVKQVYDDPKVKKRFKVHAWITVSRSINKEDLIDEIFTDIRKPVPPEVSNMNIDRKRETIKDFLQQSSYLIVLDGVWDVNDWDFIKHSLPSNNRYGSRIMVTTRNAEVASASCVEIHDQVYNLEPLSPEESWELLCKKTFQGKPCPRNLEEVCHCILNRCGGLPLAIVAISAVLATKDDANIDEWASLCHTFGPEIGENYRLDNMKRVLSLSFNDLPYYLKSCFLYLSMFPDFRKIETMRLIRLWIAEGFVIEKEGMTPEEVAEGYIKELLDRSLIQVAGTTSCGRIKSCKVHDLLREIVIQKSKDQNFGVVVKEQGMLPEKVRRLSVVKTLHNVQNKNLSHLRSLLIFNSEDSLTEFPKLFPRSLKLLKVLELKGAPIENFPEEVCKLFHLKFLGLKKTKVKHIPRSIKKLQKLETLNLKDSFVTELPVEILSLKRLRHLLVYRYQIESYVHFHSKIGVTAPDGIGCLQSLQKLCFIEGNQENLTELGKLNQLRRLGIVKFREKDGSTLCSSIEKLINLRSLSITSEEKTDVIDLQHISSPPQYLQRLYLAGHMETLPQWINSLQNLGL comes from the exons ATGGCAGAAAGTGCAGTAAGTTTTCTTCTTGACAACCTCACACCGTTGCTGCAAAATGAGGTGCAACTTCTGTGGGGTGTCCATGGACAAGTTCAGTATATCTTTGATGAGCTAGAGCGCATCAAGGCCTTCTTAAGGGTTGCTGATGCAAAGGAAGAAAGCAATGATTATCTCAGAGTCTGGGTTAAGCAAGTTAGAGATGTTGCTTATGACATGGAAGATGCTCTTGACGAATTCATGCTTCGTCTTCTATATTACCATGGCCATGGATTTTCTTCCTCTCTTCATAAGCTTTATCACTTTATCAAAAGCCTTAAAGCTCGCCATCGAATTGCTTCTGATATGCAAGGCATCAAGTCCAGAGTTGAAAGCATCTCAAACAGTCatacgagattcaacatggCCATACCAGGGTGGAGCTCCAATCGTTTGGCTTACAGACAACTGACCATTCAAGGAGATGCACTTCTGCTTGAAGAAGCTGAATTAGTTGGAATTGCTGGACCGAAAAAGCAACTGATGGAGTGGCTTTTGAACAATGAAACTGGACGCCAAGTGATTTCGGTGGTTGGAATGGGAGGGTTGGGGAAAACAACCTTGGTGAAACAGGTTTATGATGATCCCAAAGTGAAGAAACGTTTCAAGGTTCATGCTTGGATCACTGTTTCTCGATCAATCAACAAGGAAGATCTCATAGACGAGATTTTCACAGATATAAGGAAACCAGTCCCTCCAGAAGTTTCTAACATGAACATAGATCGGAAAAGGGAGACAATCAAAGATTTTCTGCAACAAAGTAGCTATCTGATTGTTCTTGATGGTGTTTGGGATGTGAATGATTGGGATTTCATCAAGCATTCATTGCCAAGCAATAACAGATATGGCAGCAGGATAATGGTGACTACTCGAAATGCTGAAGTGGCTTCAGCATCCTGTGTGGAAATTCATGATCAGGTCTACAATTTGGAGCCATTATCTCCGGAAGAGTCATGGGAACTTCTTTGTAAGAAGACATTTCAGGGGAAACCATGTCCCCGTAACTTGGAGGAAGTTTGCCATTGTATCTTAAACAGATGTGGAGGATTGCCTCTGGCAATTGTGGCAATAAGTGCTGTTTTAGCTACCAAAGACGACGCAAATATTGATGAATGGGCATCGCTTTGTCACACATTTGGTCCAGAAATTGGAGAGAATTACCGACTTGACAACATGAAACGAGTACTCTCCCTCAGCTTTAATGATCTTCCATACTACCTGAAATCTTGTTTCTTGTACTTGAGCATGTTTCCTGATTTTCGAAAGATTGAAACTATGAGATTGATTCGGCTATGGATAGCTGAGGGGTTTGTGATTGAAAAGGAAGGGATGACCCCTGAAGAAGTTGCAGAGGGTTATATCAAGGAGCTTTTGGACAGAAGTTTAATCCAAGTGGCAGGGACAACTAGCTGTGGAAGGATCAAATCATGCAAGGTACATGACCTTTTAAGGGAGATCGTCATTCAGAAATCGAAGGACCAAAACTTCGGAGTAGTGGTAAAAGAGCAAGGAATGTTGCCTGAAAAAGTTCGACGTCTATCAGTAGTTAAGACATTGCATAATGTACAAAACAAGAATCTTTCTCATCTTCGTTCTTTGCTTATATTCAATTCAGAAGATTCACTCACCGAATTTCCCAAATTGTTTCCCAGAAGCCTTAAACTGCTTAAGGTGTTAGAGTTGAAAGGTGCACCTATAGAGAATTTTCCTGAAGAAGTATGCAAATTGTTTCATCTGAAGTTTCTAGGCTTGAAGAAAACCAAGGTGAAGCATATTCCTCGTTCCATCAAGAAGCTTCAAAAGCTTGAGACATTGAATCTCAAAGATTCATTTGTCACTGAGTTACCTGTTGAGATTTTGAGTCTCAAGCGACTTCGCCATCTTCTGGTATATCGTTACCAGATTGAATCATATGTGCATTTTCATTCCAAGATTGGTGTTACTGCCCCTGATGGAATAGGTTGTCTGCAATCTCTTCAAAAGCTCTGTTTCATAGAGGGAAATCAAGAAAACTTGACAGAGTTGGGGAAGTTAAACCAGTTAAGGAGATTAGGCATAGTAAAGTTCAGAGAAAAAGATGGTTCTACTTTGTGTTCTTCAATCGAAAAGCTGATTAATCTTCGTTCGTTGTCCATCACTTCAGAAGAGAAGACCGACGTAATTGACCTGCAACACATTTCTTCTCCACCTCAGTATCTCCAACGTCTATATCTAGCAGGACACATGGAAACACTACCTCAGTGGATCAATTCTCTTCAAAATCTTG GTTTATGA